One Janthinobacterium sp. TB1-E2 genomic region harbors:
- the rpsF gene encoding 30S ribosomal protein S6 gives MRHYEIVFIVHPDQSEQVPAMIERYKASVTTRGGSVHRVEDWGRRQMAYSIQKLPKAHYICLNIECDNETLVELETAFKFNDAVLRHLTVKMKKAETAPSPMMKSVQREDAAKSHRTEAPAAAPAAAAAA, from the coding sequence ATGCGTCATTATGAAATAGTCTTTATCGTCCATCCGGACCAAAGCGAGCAAGTGCCCGCGATGATCGAACGCTACAAAGCCAGCGTAACCACCCGCGGCGGTTCGGTTCACCGCGTGGAAGATTGGGGCCGCCGTCAAATGGCTTACTCGATCCAAAAGCTGCCTAAAGCACACTACATCTGCCTGAACATCGAATGCGACAACGAGACCCTGGTCGAGTTGGAAACAGCATTCAAATTCAATGATGCCGTGTTGCGTCACCTGACCGTTAAAATGAAGAAAGCTGAAACAGCTCCTTCGCCGATGATGAAATCGGTACAACGCGAAGACGCGGCCAAAAGCCACCGCACCGAAGCACCAGCAGCCGCTCCAGCCGCAGCAGCAGCAGCTTAA
- the lexA gene encoding transcriptional repressor LexA: protein MIKLTARQEQILNLIKDAIENTGFPPTRAEIANELGFKSANAAEEHLQALARKGAIEISPGTSRGIRLIGAAAEAPPSKVPAALLMSLPLIGRVAAGSPILAQENLEASYNVDPALFSAKPDFLLKVRGWSMRDAGIMDGDLLAVKKVDSAKNGQIVVARIGDEVTVKRYKKTGSVIELLPENPDFKVITVSPEDEFALEGLAVGLMRSWH, encoded by the coding sequence ATGATCAAGCTGACAGCACGACAAGAACAAATCCTGAACCTGATCAAGGACGCGATTGAAAACACGGGCTTTCCTCCCACCCGTGCCGAAATCGCCAATGAACTGGGTTTCAAATCGGCCAATGCGGCCGAAGAGCATTTGCAGGCCCTGGCCCGCAAGGGCGCGATCGAGATTTCGCCCGGCACCTCGCGCGGCATCCGCCTGATCGGTGCGGCCGCCGAAGCGCCGCCGTCGAAAGTGCCGGCAGCCCTGCTGATGTCGCTGCCCCTGATCGGCCGGGTGGCGGCAGGCTCGCCCATCCTGGCCCAGGAAAACCTGGAAGCGAGCTACAACGTCGACCCGGCCCTGTTCTCGGCCAAACCCGACTTCCTGCTGAAGGTGCGCGGCTGGTCCATGCGCGACGCCGGCATCATGGATGGCGACTTGCTGGCCGTGAAAAAGGTCGACAGCGCCAAGAATGGCCAGATCGTCGTCGCCCGCATCGGCGACGAAGTCACCGTCAAGCGCTACAAGAAGACGGGCTCCGTCATCGAACTGCTGCCGGAAAATCCGGACTTCAAGGTGATCACCGTGTCACCGGAAGATGAATTCGCCCTGGAAGGTTTGGCGGTAGGCTTGATGCGCAGCTGGCATTAA
- a CDS encoding cystathionine gamma-synthase family protein has product MTNKKTYGFTTTILHNDRRKGIEHGSLHKPVHTSVAFGYADARQLASVFQGKEPGFRYGRQGNPTVSALEDKVNKMEDAVATLCFATGMGAIGAVVQSLLRAGDHVVSSAFLFGNTNSLWQTVTGQGIGVSFVDATDVANVAAAITPATRIVFVETIANPRTQIADLKKIGDLCHEKGILYIVDNTMTTPYLFRPKAVGAGLVVNALTKSIGGHGNALGGSLTDTGVFDWTQYPNIFENYKKAAPAQWGIAQIRAKALRDFGASLGPEAAHHIAVGAETMALRMDRTCSNALALATMLQADPRVAAVHYPGLASHPQHALATDLFRSYGSLFSFELKDGIDCFDFLNRLNLAIPASNLGDTRTLVIPVAHTIFYEMGAERRASMGIAESLIRVSVGIEDEADLLEDFRGALEG; this is encoded by the coding sequence ATGACCAACAAAAAAACCTACGGCTTCACCACCACCATCCTGCACAACGACCGCCGCAAGGGTATCGAACACGGCTCGCTGCACAAGCCCGTGCATACTTCCGTTGCCTTCGGTTACGCCGATGCGCGCCAGCTCGCGTCCGTGTTCCAGGGCAAGGAGCCGGGCTTCCGTTATGGCCGCCAAGGCAACCCGACCGTCTCCGCGCTGGAAGACAAGGTCAACAAGATGGAAGACGCCGTGGCGACTTTGTGCTTCGCCACCGGCATGGGCGCCATCGGCGCCGTGGTGCAATCGTTGCTGCGCGCGGGCGACCATGTCGTGTCGTCGGCCTTTTTGTTTGGCAACACCAACAGCCTGTGGCAAACAGTGACGGGGCAGGGCATCGGCGTGTCGTTCGTCGACGCCACCGATGTAGCCAATGTGGCCGCGGCCATCACGCCGGCCACGCGCATCGTGTTTGTGGAAACCATCGCCAATCCGCGCACGCAAATCGCTGACCTGAAGAAAATCGGCGACTTGTGCCATGAGAAGGGCATCTTGTACATCGTCGACAACACGATGACGACGCCATATCTGTTCCGCCCGAAAGCCGTGGGCGCGGGCCTGGTGGTCAATGCCTTGACGAAATCCATCGGCGGCCACGGCAATGCCCTGGGCGGCAGCTTGACGGACACGGGCGTGTTCGACTGGACGCAGTATCCGAACATTTTCGAGAACTACAAGAAGGCGGCGCCCGCGCAGTGGGGCATCGCGCAAATCCGTGCCAAGGCTTTGCGCGACTTCGGCGCCTCGCTGGGGCCGGAAGCTGCGCATCATATCGCCGTCGGCGCGGAAACCATGGCCTTGCGCATGGATCGCACCTGCTCGAACGCTTTGGCGCTGGCCACCATGCTGCAGGCGGATCCAAGAGTGGCGGCCGTGCATTATCCTGGCCTGGCGTCGCACCCGCAGCATGCGCTGGCCACCGACTTGTTCCGCAGCTATGGCTCGTTGTTCAGCTTTGAGCTGAAAGATGGCATCGACTGCTTCGATTTCCTCAATCGTCTCAATCTTGCCATTCCCGCCAGCAACCTCGGCGACACGCGCACCCTGGTCATTCCCGTCGCCCACACGATTTTCTACGAGATGGGTGCCGAGCGCCGCGCCAGCATGGGCATCGCCGAATCGCTGATCCGCGTGTCCGTCGGTATTGAGGACGAGGCGGATCTGCTTGAGGATTTCCGAGGAGCGTTGGAGGGCTGA
- the purF gene encoding amidophosphoribosyltransferase has translation MCGIVGVVSHQPVNQLLYDALLLLQHRGQDAAGIATNHSSMFSMHKANGLVRDVFRTRNMRSLQGTTGIGHCRYPTAGSSSEEEAQPFYVNAPFGITLAHNGNLTNWEQLKLEMFKNDRRHINTDSDSEVLLNVLAHEIQEATTGLNLDPEAIFKAVTVLNRRVKGGYAAVAQIAGVGLLAFRDPHGIRPLCLGINETEQGPEYLIASESVALEGMGFRFVRDIGPGEAVFIDADKKLHSAQCADNASLNPCVFEFVYLARPDSVIDGASVYATRLKMGEYLAEKIRAELPGVHIDVVMPIPDSSRPAAIQLAMALNIEYREGFIKNRYIGRTFIMPGQAARKKSVRQKLNAIPSEFKDKVVLLVDDSIVRGTTSREIVQMAREAGATKVIFASAAPPVIYPNVYGIDMPTRDELIAYGRTTEEVCREITADYLVYQDIGALKQAIADVNPALTNFEASCFDGVYVTGDVSQEYLDRLEYARHHPKAAAPEDTPRSQLNLNLATTEA, from the coding sequence ATGTGTGGCATCGTCGGCGTCGTTTCCCATCAACCTGTCAATCAATTGCTCTATGATGCATTGTTGCTCCTGCAACATCGCGGTCAGGACGCGGCAGGGATTGCGACCAATCACAGCAGTATGTTTTCCATGCACAAAGCCAACGGCCTCGTGCGTGACGTCTTCCGTACGCGCAACATGCGTTCGCTGCAAGGCACAACGGGCATCGGCCATTGCCGCTACCCGACGGCCGGTTCGTCGAGCGAAGAGGAAGCACAACCGTTCTATGTGAATGCGCCGTTCGGCATCACCCTGGCGCACAATGGCAACCTGACCAACTGGGAACAGTTGAAGCTGGAAATGTTCAAGAACGACCGCCGCCACATCAATACCGATTCCGATTCGGAAGTGCTGCTCAACGTGCTGGCGCATGAAATCCAGGAAGCGACGACGGGCCTGAACCTGGACCCGGAAGCCATCTTCAAGGCCGTTACCGTGCTGAACCGCCGCGTCAAGGGCGGTTACGCCGCCGTTGCGCAAATCGCCGGCGTGGGCTTGCTGGCCTTCCGCGACCCGCACGGCATCCGTCCGCTGTGCCTGGGCATCAATGAAACGGAGCAGGGGCCCGAATACCTGATCGCTTCCGAATCCGTAGCCCTGGAAGGCATGGGCTTCCGCTTCGTGCGCGACATCGGTCCCGGCGAAGCCGTCTTCATCGATGCCGACAAGAAATTGCACAGCGCCCAGTGCGCCGATAATGCCAGCCTGAACCCGTGCGTGTTCGAATTCGTCTATCTGGCCCGTCCCGACTCCGTCATCGACGGCGCTTCCGTGTACGCCACGCGCCTGAAAATGGGCGAATACCTGGCCGAGAAGATCCGCGCCGAATTGCCAGGCGTGCATATCGACGTGGTCATGCCGATTCCCGATTCCTCGCGTCCGGCCGCCATCCAGCTGGCCATGGCGTTGAACATCGAGTACCGCGAAGGCTTCATCAAGAACCGCTACATCGGCCGTACCTTCATCATGCCGGGCCAGGCGGCACGCAAGAAATCCGTGCGCCAGAAGCTCAACGCGATCCCGTCCGAATTCAAGGATAAAGTGGTGCTGCTGGTCGACGATTCCATCGTGCGCGGCACCACCAGCCGTGAAATCGTGCAGATGGCGCGTGAAGCGGGCGCGACGAAGGTCATCTTCGCCTCGGCCGCGCCACCGGTGATCTACCCGAACGTGTACGGCATCGACATGCCGACGCGCGACGAGCTGATCGCCTACGGCCGCACGACGGAAGAAGTGTGCCGCGAAATCACGGCCGACTACCTCGTGTACCAGGATATCGGCGCGCTGAAGCAGGCGATCGCCGACGTCAACCCGGCCTTGACGAACTTCGAGGCATCGTGCTTCGATGGCGTGTACGTGACGGGCGACGTGTCGCAGGAATACCTGGACCGCCTGGAATATGCGCGCCACCATCCGAAGGCGGCAGCGCCCGAAGATACGCCGCGTTCCCAGCTGAACCTGAACCTCGCTACTACCGAGGCTTGA
- a CDS encoding CvpA family protein, giving the protein MTIFDYLVLFVLVTSVLISMMRGLVKEILSLVSWIVAFVIANAYGATLAKFLPEAVPGEAIRLLLAFVVLFIGVRILMGLLSMTVDALVKVTGLSLADRTLGTLFGVARGLVIVLTAVILCGMTSIPQQPFWKNAQFSPLAEQGARAIKPYLPAAYAQHVKF; this is encoded by the coding sequence GTGACGATCTTCGATTACCTGGTGCTGTTCGTGCTGGTGACGTCCGTGCTGATCAGCATGATGCGTGGCCTGGTCAAGGAAATACTGTCATTGGTCAGCTGGATCGTGGCGTTCGTCATTGCCAATGCGTATGGCGCCACCCTGGCGAAATTCCTGCCGGAAGCCGTGCCTGGCGAAGCCATCCGTTTGTTGCTGGCTTTCGTCGTGCTGTTCATCGGCGTGCGCATTTTGATGGGATTGCTGTCCATGACGGTCGACGCGCTCGTCAAGGTGACGGGCCTGAGCCTGGCTGACCGCACCCTGGGCACCCTGTTCGGCGTGGCGCGGGGTCTTGTGATCGTGCTGACCGCCGTCATCTTGTGTGGCATGACGTCCATACCGCAGCAGCCATTCTGGAAAAACGCGCAGTTCAGCCCGCTCGCGGAGCAGGGCGCGCGCGCCATCAAGCCTTATCTGCCTGCCGCTTACGCGCAGCATGTGAAATTTTGA
- a CDS encoding SPOR domain-containing protein: MGLFSKLFKNKQESSGEDSGFYVPGEAQSPTRKRAANTAGGGGSRRGGKEAPDPVLPEKKRARRRLVGAIALALGVAVGLPMLLDSEPKAPFNDIAIDIPSKEKAVAPAPAPVPAVPAQAASNGLDQSEEIVDAPLPPAAKPTPAPTPAPVLAAAQPAPVKPTYVEPKPEPKPEPKPVKVEPKPEPKHETKPEPKHESKPEPKPEPKHEVKPETKPEPKPAKPAQSADDAARALAILEGKPQEKAQEKAHDAGSGKFVVQVAALATQDKVDELQDKLRDAGIKSYTQKVSSPAGERIRVRVGPFGSREDAEKTRAKLQKLGLGGSLVPA, from the coding sequence ATGGGCTTGTTCTCGAAACTGTTTAAAAACAAGCAAGAATCCTCTGGCGAAGACAGCGGCTTTTATGTCCCTGGCGAAGCACAGTCGCCGACCCGCAAGCGCGCAGCCAACACCGCCGGTGGCGGCGGATCGCGCCGTGGCGGCAAGGAAGCGCCGGACCCGGTCTTGCCTGAAAAAAAGCGCGCACGCCGCCGCCTGGTCGGGGCCATTGCCCTGGCCCTGGGCGTGGCTGTCGGCTTGCCGATGCTGCTCGACTCCGAGCCGAAGGCGCCGTTCAACGATATCGCCATCGACATTCCGTCGAAGGAAAAGGCCGTCGCGCCTGCACCGGCGCCCGTGCCGGCTGTCCCGGCCCAGGCCGCATCGAATGGCCTGGACCAGTCCGAGGAAATCGTCGACGCGCCGTTGCCGCCTGCGGCCAAGCCGACTCCTGCACCGACACCGGCGCCCGTGCTGGCGGCCGCCCAGCCTGCACCGGTCAAGCCGACCTATGTGGAACCGAAACCCGAGCCCAAGCCTGAACCGAAGCCGGTCAAGGTGGAGCCGAAACCTGAACCGAAACACGAAACCAAGCCCGAGCCGAAACACGAGTCCAAGCCCGAACCCAAGCCTGAGCCCAAGCATGAAGTAAAGCCGGAAACCAAGCCCGAGCCGAAGCCTGCCAAGCCGGCGCAATCGGCTGACGATGCCGCGCGCGCGCTGGCGATTCTGGAAGGCAAGCCGCAAGAGAAAGCACAGGAAAAGGCGCATGACGCGGGCAGCGGCAAGTTCGTGGTGCAGGTAGCGGCCCTGGCGACGCAGGACAAGGTCGACGAATTGCAGGACAAGCTGCGCGATGCGGGCATCAAGTCGTACACGCAGAAAGTCTCGAGCCCGGCGGGCGAGCGCATCCGCGTGCGCGTGGGGCCATTCGGCAGCCGCGAAGACGCTGAAAAGACCCGCGCCAAGCTGCAAAAGCTGGGCCTGGGCGGCAGCCTGGTACCGGCGTGA
- the folC gene encoding bifunctional tetrahydrofolate synthase/dihydrofolate synthase translates to MQNLPTTLPDWLAMLETRHSETQINMGLDRVQAVKARMQLAFTCPVIMVAGTNGKGSTCAMLESVLLRAGYKVGLYIKPHFLDFNERARVLGEMASDEQIVASFNAVEAVRGDTPLTYFEFTTLAILHLLSQAKLDVAILEVGLGGRLDAVNVIDADVAIVTSVDIDHTDYLGDTREAIGFEKAGIFRPGKAAICSDPVPPQSLIDHAEAIGADLWLMGRDFNYSGDKQQWNYGGREQRRNSLAYPSLRGANQILNATAVLAALEVLKLKLPVGAQEVRTGLVTVELPGRFQVLPGRPSVILDVAHNPHAASALNQNLGNMGFHPYTYAVFGSMQDKDIDGVLAAMSEHVDHWCLTGLPSPRAATASELAAKVQIMLEDKPDSSEHTVSIFDDPAQAFANAMSRAGENDRIVVFGSFLTVAGVMKARKSSLH, encoded by the coding sequence ATGCAAAACCTCCCCACCACCTTGCCGGACTGGCTCGCCATGCTGGAAACCCGCCATTCGGAAACCCAGATCAACATGGGCCTGGACCGCGTGCAAGCCGTCAAGGCGCGCATGCAGCTGGCTTTTACTTGCCCCGTGATCATGGTGGCGGGCACGAATGGCAAGGGTTCCACCTGTGCCATGCTGGAATCGGTACTGTTGCGTGCCGGCTACAAAGTGGGGCTGTACATCAAGCCGCATTTTCTCGATTTTAACGAACGCGCCCGCGTGCTGGGCGAGATGGCCAGCGATGAGCAGATTGTCGCCAGCTTCAATGCCGTTGAAGCCGTGCGCGGCGACACGCCGCTCACGTATTTCGAATTCACCACCCTGGCGATTTTGCACCTGCTGTCGCAGGCGAAGCTGGACGTGGCCATCCTGGAAGTGGGCCTGGGCGGGCGCCTCGACGCCGTCAACGTGATCGACGCGGATGTCGCCATCGTCACCAGCGTCGATATCGACCACACGGATTACCTGGGCGACACGCGCGAAGCGATCGGCTTTGAAAAGGCCGGCATCTTCCGTCCTGGCAAGGCGGCCATCTGCAGCGACCCCGTGCCGCCGCAATCGTTGATCGACCATGCCGAAGCCATCGGCGCCGACCTGTGGCTGATGGGCCGCGATTTCAATTATTCGGGCGACAAGCAGCAGTGGAACTACGGCGGACGCGAGCAGCGCCGCAATTCGCTCGCGTATCCAAGCTTGCGCGGCGCCAACCAGATCCTCAATGCGACGGCCGTGCTGGCCGCGCTGGAAGTGCTGAAGCTGAAACTGCCAGTGGGCGCGCAGGAAGTGCGCACGGGCCTCGTGACGGTGGAACTGCCGGGCCGCTTCCAGGTCTTGCCTGGCCGCCCCAGCGTGATCCTCGACGTGGCGCACAATCCCCACGCGGCGTCGGCGCTGAACCAGAACCTCGGCAATATGGGTTTCCACCCGTACACCTATGCCGTGTTTGGCTCCATGCAGGACAAGGATATCGATGGCGTATTGGCCGCGATGAGCGAACACGTCGACCACTGGTGCCTGACGGGATTGCCTTCGCCGCGCGCGGCCACGGCTTCGGAGCTGGCCGCCAAGGTGCAGATCATGCTCGAAGATAAGCCCGACAGCAGCGAACATACTGTGTCTATTTTCGATGATCCGGCACAAGCTTTTGCAAATGCAATGAGCCGGGCCGGTGAGAATGATAGAATTGTGGTCTTTGGTTCTTTCCTCACCGTTGCCGGCGTGATGAAGGCCCGAAAATCCTCACTTCACTGA
- the accD gene encoding acetyl-CoA carboxylase, carboxyltransferase subunit beta translates to MSWLEKLLPPRIQRSDAAARKTMPEGLWVKCPSCEAVLYRTDLESNLHVCPKCDHHMRIRARERLDSLLDAGGRYEIGQEILPVDTLKFKDSKKYPDRLKSAMEATGETDAMVVMGGAIMSLPVVVACFEFEFMGGSMGSVVGERFVRGAQIALEQKVPFICITATGGARMQEGLLSLMQMAKTTAMLTKLSEKKLPFISVLTDPTMGGVSASFAFMGDVVIAEPKALIGFAGPRVIENTVREKLPEGFQRAEFLVTKGAVDMIVDRRKMREEIARLLALLQNQAVEVLA, encoded by the coding sequence ATGAGTTGGTTGGAAAAACTGCTGCCACCGCGCATCCAGCGTTCTGATGCTGCCGCGCGCAAGACCATGCCGGAAGGCCTGTGGGTCAAGTGCCCGTCGTGCGAAGCCGTGCTGTACCGTACGGACCTGGAATCGAATCTGCACGTGTGCCCGAAATGCGACCATCACATGCGCATCCGCGCGCGTGAACGCCTCGACAGCCTGCTCGACGCGGGCGGCCGCTATGAAATCGGCCAGGAAATCCTGCCCGTCGATACCTTGAAATTCAAGGACAGCAAGAAATACCCGGACCGCCTGAAGTCCGCCATGGAAGCGACGGGCGAGACGGATGCGATGGTCGTCATGGGCGGCGCCATCATGAGCCTGCCGGTGGTCGTGGCGTGCTTCGAATTCGAATTCATGGGCGGCTCCATGGGCTCCGTCGTGGGCGAGCGCTTCGTGCGCGGTGCGCAAATCGCGCTGGAACAGAAAGTGCCGTTCATTTGCATCACCGCCACCGGTGGCGCGCGCATGCAGGAAGGCTTGCTGTCCCTGATGCAGATGGCAAAAACCACGGCCATGCTGACCAAGCTGTCCGAAAAGAAATTGCCATTCATCAGCGTGCTGACCGACCCGACCATGGGCGGCGTGTCCGCCTCGTTCGCCTTCATGGGCGACGTCGTGATCGCCGAACCGAAAGCGCTGATCGGCTTTGCCGGCCCGCGCGTGATTGAAAACACCGTGCGAGAAAAACTGCCGGAAGGCTTCCAGCGCGCCGAGTTCCTCGTCACCAAGGGCGCCGTCGACATGATCGTCGACCGCCGCAAGATGCGCGAAGAAATCGCCCGTCTGCTGGCCTTGTTGCAAAACCAGGCTGTGGAAGTCCTGGCGTAA
- the trpA gene encoding tryptophan synthase subunit alpha: MSRIATTFATLKSNNKTGLVTFITAGDPGPDATVPLMHALVEGGADVLELGVPFSDPMAEGPVIQRACERALKFNVGIHDVFGYVRQFRETNQTTPVVLMGYANPIERIGSAAFIAAAQAAGADGAIVVDYPPEECEEFAGAMREAGLDLIFLLAPTSTEERIAQVAKVGGGFSYYVSLKGVTGAGNIDTEQVAERLAAIRQHVKLPIGVGFGIRDGATAKAVAKVADAVVIGSRIIQEIENAPEGGAVDAVRSFTAGIRAALDA, translated from the coding sequence ATGTCCCGTATCGCCACCACCTTCGCCACTTTAAAATCGAACAACAAGACCGGCCTGGTCACCTTCATCACCGCCGGCGACCCCGGCCCCGACGCCACCGTGCCGCTGATGCACGCGCTCGTCGAGGGCGGCGCCGATGTGCTGGAACTGGGCGTGCCGTTTTCCGACCCCATGGCCGAAGGCCCCGTCATCCAGCGCGCCTGCGAACGGGCCCTGAAATTCAATGTCGGCATCCACGACGTGTTCGGCTATGTGCGCCAGTTCCGCGAGACGAACCAGACGACGCCCGTGGTGCTGATGGGCTATGCGAACCCCATCGAGCGCATCGGCAGCGCCGCGTTCATTGCAGCGGCACAAGCGGCCGGCGCCGACGGCGCCATCGTCGTCGATTATCCGCCGGAAGAGTGCGAGGAATTTGCCGGCGCCATGCGCGAAGCTGGCCTCGACCTGATTTTCCTGCTGGCACCGACTTCGACGGAAGAGCGCATCGCGCAAGTGGCCAAGGTCGGCGGCGGCTTCAGCTATTATGTGTCGCTCAAGGGCGTCACGGGCGCCGGCAACATTGATACGGAACAGGTGGCCGAGCGCCTCGCCGCCATCCGCCAGCATGTAAAATTACCTATCGGCGTGGGCTTCGGCATCCGCGATGGCGCCACGGCCAAGGCCGTTGCCAAGGTGGCCGATGCCGTAGTGATCGGCAGCCGCATCATCCAGGAAATTGAAAATGCCCCGGAGGGCGGCGCCGTCGACGCCGTGCGCAGCTTCACGGCAGGCATCCGCGCCGCACTGGACGCCTGA
- the trpB gene encoding tryptophan synthase subunit beta, translated as MNDHTTAPGAAAALFHATDYPFPDLRGHFGPYGGSFVAETLTHALAELKDAYARYSADPEFLEEFRYELKHFVGRPSPIYHAKRWSELAGGAQIYFKREDLNHTGAHKINNVIGQALLAKRMGKPRIIAETGAGQHGVATATICARFGLECVVYMGSEDVKRQAQNVYRMKLLGATVVPVESGSKTLKDALNEAMRDWVTNIENTFYIIGTVAGPHPYPMMVRDFQSVIGEECLVQMPEMTGRQPDYVLACIGGGSNAMGIFYPYIDQKDVKLIGVEAAGEGLDTGKHSASLTAGFPGVLHGNRTYLLQDENGQIIETHSVSAGLDYPGVGPEHAWLKDSGRAQYVSITDDEALQAFHDCCHIEGIIPALESSHALAYAAKLAATLPKDQIVLANLSGRGDKDMHTVAERMGLNFS; from the coding sequence ATGAATGACCACACCACAGCGCCCGGCGCAGCCGCCGCATTGTTCCACGCCACCGATTACCCGTTTCCCGACCTGCGCGGCCACTTCGGCCCCTACGGCGGCTCCTTTGTTGCCGAAACGCTCACGCATGCGCTGGCCGAGCTGAAAGACGCCTACGCGCGCTACAGCGCCGACCCGGAATTCCTCGAAGAATTCCGCTACGAGCTCAAGCACTTCGTCGGCCGTCCGTCGCCGATCTACCACGCCAAGCGCTGGTCCGAGCTGGCCGGCGGCGCGCAGATCTATTTCAAGCGCGAAGACTTGAACCACACGGGTGCGCACAAGATCAACAACGTGATCGGCCAGGCCCTGCTGGCCAAGCGCATGGGCAAGCCGCGCATCATCGCCGAGACGGGCGCCGGACAGCATGGCGTGGCCACGGCCACCATCTGCGCCCGCTTCGGCCTCGAATGCGTGGTCTACATGGGCAGCGAAGACGTCAAGCGCCAGGCGCAGAACGTGTACCGGATGAAACTGCTGGGCGCGACCGTCGTGCCCGTCGAATCGGGCTCCAAGACCCTCAAGGATGCGCTGAACGAAGCCATGCGCGACTGGGTCACCAACATTGAAAACACCTTTTACATCATCGGCACCGTGGCCGGTCCCCATCCGTATCCGATGATGGTGCGCGACTTCCAGTCCGTGATCGGCGAGGAATGCTTGGTGCAGATGCCGGAAATGACGGGCCGCCAGCCTGACTACGTGCTGGCCTGCATCGGCGGCGGCTCGAACGCCATGGGCATCTTTTACCCGTACATCGACCAGAAAGATGTAAAACTGATCGGCGTGGAAGCGGCCGGCGAAGGCCTCGATACGGGCAAGCACTCGGCCTCGCTGACGGCAGGCTTCCCGGGTGTTCTGCATGGCAACCGCACCTATCTGCTACAGGATGAAAACGGCCAGATCATCGAGACGCATTCCGTCTCGGCCGGCCTCGACTATCCGGGCGTGGGACCGGAACATGCGTGGCTGAAAGACTCGGGCCGCGCGCAATACGTGTCGATCACCGATGACGAAGCGCTGCAGGCTTTCCACGACTGCTGTCATATTGAAGGCATCATCCCGGCCCTGGAATCGTCGCACGCGCTGGCCTACGCGGCCAAGCTGGCGGCCACCTTGCCGAAAGACCAGATCGTGCTGGCCAACCTGTCGGGCCGTGGCGACAAGGACATGCATACCGTGGCGGAACGCATGGGATTGAATTTCAGTTAA
- a CDS encoding phosphoribosylanthranilate isomerase produces MPRTRIKICGLTRVEDIHAVVAAGADAIGFVFYPQSPRYVTPEQAAALIATMPPYVTAVGLFVNASVDEVRATRAVAPLSMLQFHGDETPEHSAALAAAVNTPFTQVFRVKPDTSFEDLLEYEQRYRAASPLFASLLLDTYVDAYGGAGKVFDWSLIPKELAPRVVLSGGLSVQNATDAVVRVRPYAVDISSGVEASKGIKDASRVRAFIAAVQDADAIIARGNNHE; encoded by the coding sequence ATGCCACGCACACGCATCAAGATCTGCGGCCTGACCAGAGTCGAAGACATCCACGCTGTCGTGGCGGCGGGCGCCGACGCCATCGGCTTCGTGTTTTATCCGCAGAGTCCCCGCTATGTGACGCCCGAACAGGCAGCTGCCCTGATCGCGACCATGCCGCCCTACGTGACGGCGGTGGGCCTGTTCGTCAATGCCAGCGTGGACGAGGTGCGGGCGACCAGGGCCGTTGCGCCCTTATCGATGCTGCAATTCCATGGCGACGAGACGCCCGAACACAGCGCCGCGCTGGCCGCGGCCGTGAATACGCCGTTTACGCAAGTGTTCCGCGTCAAACCCGACACCAGCTTTGAAGATTTGCTAGAATACGAACAGCGCTATCGCGCCGCCAGTCCCTTGTTTGCCAGCCTCTTGCTGGACACCTATGTGGATGCCTATGGCGGTGCAGGAAAGGTATTTGATTGGTCCCTCATTCCAAAAGAACTCGCGCCTCGGGTCGTTTTAAGTGGTGGCTTGAGCGTACAAAACGCGACTGACGCAGTGGTGCGCGTGCGCCCTTACGCCGTCGACATCAGCAGTGGTGTCGAAGCGTCCAAGGGCATCAAGGACGCATCCCGAGTCCGCGCGTTTATCGCCGCGGTGCAGGATGCCGATGCCATCATTGCCAGAGGAAACAACCATGAATGA